From Homalodisca vitripennis isolate AUS2020 unplaced genomic scaffold, UT_GWSS_2.1 ScUCBcl_657;HRSCAF=3141, whole genome shotgun sequence, the proteins below share one genomic window:
- the LOC124370908 gene encoding transcription elongation factor 1 homolog produces the protein MGRRKSNRKPPPKRKAVEPLLLEFNCPFCNHEGSCDVTMDRGRRSAKIACRVCFEDFQTTIHFLTEPIDVYNDWIDARETAN, from the exons ATGGGCCGACGCAAGAGTAACAGAAAGCCTCCTCCAAAAAGAAAGGCGGTTGAGCCCTTGCTATTGGAGTTCAACTGCCCATTCTGCAATCACGAGGGATCGTGTGATGTGACGAT GGATAGAGGACGTAGATCTGCGAAGATAGCGTGTCGAGTTTGTTTCGAGGACTTCCAGACAACCATCCACTTCTTGACAGAGCCTATTGATGTCTACAATGATTGGATAGACGCGCGTGAGACTGCCAACTGA
- the LOC124370909 gene encoding histone H4-like, protein MTGRGKSGKGLGKGGAKRHRKVLRDNTQGITKPVIRRLARRGGVKRITGLIYEETRGVLKVFLENVIRDAVTYTEHD, encoded by the coding sequence ATGACCGGTCGAGGCAAAAGTGGTAAGGGGCTGGGAAAGGGAGGCGCCAAGCGTCACAGGAAGGTGCTTCGTGACAACACCCAGGGCATCACCAAGCCCGTAATCCGTCGTCTGGCTCGCCGCGGCGGTGTCAAGCGTATCACAGGCCTCATCTACGAGGAGACCCGCGGAGTGCTCAAGGTGTTTCTGGAGAACGTGATCCGTGACGCCGTCACATACACCGAGCACGACTAG